A stretch of Pseudophryne corroboree isolate aPseCor3 chromosome 9, aPseCor3.hap2, whole genome shotgun sequence DNA encodes these proteins:
- the LOC134957137 gene encoding protein B4-like isoform X2: MPPKKVVPVTAAEAVVEKEVQMPQTAENSKEEPKTMKLVKSLTHPPTLSMVIEVLKKSTEKKGTSVQAIRAQILAAHPTVDPLRLKNLLKSALKKGIEKGVIIRPAKSSASGATGRFLLAKPGSKPKQQSNGEMPENVDPNAEPKKTKKLPKAKVAKQEATKGEKAEKKVKADGKTEKPEEKPKAAANKTKKDPKVKPDEAPAAKRPKAKAAAAEEGKKAKKEPATKEKAKPAKAKKNPEETPAAKK, from the exons ATGCCTCCCAAGAAAGTGGTTCCGGTTACTGCTGCTGAGGCTGTTGTTGAGAAAGAAGTGCAGATGCCACAGACCGCAG AGAACAGTAAAGAAGAACCAAAAACCATGAAGCTGGTAAAGAGCTTGACCCATCCTCCTACACTGTCCATGGTGATTGAGGTCCTGAAGAAGAGTACAGAGAAGAAGGGGACATCAGTGCAGGCCATACGAGCTCAGATCCTTGCTGCACATCCCACTGTAGACCCTCTGAGGCTGAAGAACCTACTGAAGTCTGCTTTGAAGAAGGGAATTGAGAAGGGAGTTATCATCCGGCCAGCGAAGTCCAGTGCCTCTGGAGCCACAGGTCGCTTCTTG CTGGCAAAACCAGGATCTAAACCGAAGCAGCAGAGTAATGGTGAAATGCCTGAGAATGTGGACCCCAACGCAGAGCCAAAGAAAACCAAGAAGTTGCCAAAGGCAAAGGTGGCAAAACAGGAGGCAACCAAAG GTGAGAAAGCAGAGAAGAAAGTCAAGGCTGATGGGAAGACGGAAAAGCCTGAG GAGAAGCCGAAGGCTGCTGCTAACAAAACCAAGAAAGATCCCAAGGTGAAACCAGACGAGGCTCCAGCAGCCAAAAGACCAAAGGCCAAAGCTGCTGCAGCTGAAGAGGGCAAAAAGGCTAAAAAGGAGCCAGCAACAAAAGAGAAGGCCAAACCTGCAAAAGCAAAGAAGAATCCTGAGGAGACCCCTGCCGCTAAAAAATAA
- the LOC134957137 gene encoding protein B4-like isoform X1, whose protein sequence is MPPKKVVPVTAAEAVVEKEVQMPQTAENSKEEPKTMKLVKSLTHPPTLSMVIEVLKKSTEKKGTSVQAIRAQILAAHPTVDPLRLKNLLKSALKKGIEKGVIIRPAKSSASGATGRFLLAKPGSKPKQQSNGEMPENVDPNAEPKKTKKLPKAKVAKQEATKVGEKAEKKVKADGKTEKPEEKPKAAANKTKKDPKVKPDEAPAAKRPKAKAAAAEEGKKAKKEPATKEKAKPAKAKKNPEETPAAKK, encoded by the exons ATGCCTCCCAAGAAAGTGGTTCCGGTTACTGCTGCTGAGGCTGTTGTTGAGAAAGAAGTGCAGATGCCACAGACCGCAG AGAACAGTAAAGAAGAACCAAAAACCATGAAGCTGGTAAAGAGCTTGACCCATCCTCCTACACTGTCCATGGTGATTGAGGTCCTGAAGAAGAGTACAGAGAAGAAGGGGACATCAGTGCAGGCCATACGAGCTCAGATCCTTGCTGCACATCCCACTGTAGACCCTCTGAGGCTGAAGAACCTACTGAAGTCTGCTTTGAAGAAGGGAATTGAGAAGGGAGTTATCATCCGGCCAGCGAAGTCCAGTGCCTCTGGAGCCACAGGTCGCTTCTTG CTGGCAAAACCAGGATCTAAACCGAAGCAGCAGAGTAATGGTGAAATGCCTGAGAATGTGGACCCCAACGCAGAGCCAAAGAAAACCAAGAAGTTGCCAAAGGCAAAGGTGGCAAAACAGGAGGCAACCAAAG TAGGTGAGAAAGCAGAGAAGAAAGTCAAGGCTGATGGGAAGACGGAAAAGCCTGAG GAGAAGCCGAAGGCTGCTGCTAACAAAACCAAGAAAGATCCCAAGGTGAAACCAGACGAGGCTCCAGCAGCCAAAAGACCAAAGGCCAAAGCTGCTGCAGCTGAAGAGGGCAAAAAGGCTAAAAAGGAGCCAGCAACAAAAGAGAAGGCCAAACCTGCAAAAGCAAAGAAGAATCCTGAGGAGACCCCTGCCGCTAAAAAATAA